Proteins encoded by one window of Panicum virgatum strain AP13 chromosome 7N, P.virgatum_v5, whole genome shotgun sequence:
- the LOC120682026 gene encoding uncharacterized protein LOC120682026, which yields MSCRRTSAMSLLVAVLLIVSLLTLHAPVASARHVVVLNPNNGLNSEGDTKNLAKVLASASTDESAAASKGFSGRKLGAPNKEETRATMGATATSAGWRPRTVEMRTARRHGDAAAELYDMLRRDYAWRASRRRPINNGATPFQVKKP from the exons ATGAGCTGCAGAAGAACCAGTGCAATGAGTCTTCTTGTAGCTGTCCTACTCATCGTCTCCTTGCTCACTCTGCACGCCCCTGTCGCCAGTGCTCGCCACG TTGTCGTGCTGAACCCAAACAATGGACTGAACAGCGAAGGAGATACTAAG AACCTCGCGAAGGTGCTGGCCTCGGCGTCGACCGATGAATCAGCTGCCGCCAGCAAGGGATTCTCAGGGCGGAAGCTTGGTGCGCCGAACAAAGAAGAAACCAGAGCCACCATGGGAGCGACGGCGACTTCAGCAGGCTGGCGGCCGCGGACGGTGGAGATGCGCACGGCGAGGAGGCacggcgacgcggccgccgAGTTGTACGACATGCTCCGGAGGGACTACGCGTGgagggcgagccgccgccggccgatcAACAACGGCGCCACGCCGTTTCAGGTGAAGAAGCCCTAG
- the LOC120682025 gene encoding uncharacterized protein LOC120682025 isoform X1 — protein MKIDDERPYKSHIFQELPFDGNPKLDSEFERQSKHSFLADKMVEQTNQSEHSFVKGEHQNGGRTGQTCIEDYSYDKDVVEIKLPDTVLSSDYGRHFVKDVCIDEGVFPDKKTSTEKLVDQKVSINFDSSEDTNSDLGEEIRAESTKTALELKSQIVILPAMCATDGNTGEQNSLCKERNLEDNNTATISTDSNEEKPNTKQSLHEGAQGCQQVGSVISKGNENLEPFFNGEAARQVSSNDCHETGIGIASETSNIIQSDLTVESAAADFSVAIPEEVVVSAALDKGGSNQVNHYNPFIAYGSLDETWEPNYSLPTIVDAASIAPICPVEKTDSFSDLVNRALEGFDPIEIDEAIIEENRSDSVEACSSTLDVQESEQCNDQRGSHADVKIDAAHETGIATSLSTSNGQPSDVKSESGKNIEINSSQDKNDFNPRDVEVGTKRSKDVTDDKNSPPVQREPVVQQNGPDSAKVTAQTVIRNPFESSFSGPSITSGPLTPSGHIPYSGNISLRSESSTTSTRSFAFPVLQNEWNSSPVKMAKADRRRLREDRGWGYRILCCKF, from the exons ATGAAGATAG ATGATGAAAGGCCTTACAAAAGTCATATTTTTCAAGAGCTTCCATTCGATGGCAATCCTAAATTAGACTCCGAGTTTGAAAGACAAAGTAAGCACAGTTTTTTGGCGGATAAAATGGTTGAACAAACCAATCAATCTGAACATAGTTTTGTGAAAGGTGAGCATCAGAATGGAGGTAGAACCGGACAGACATGCATTGAGGATTACTCGTATGACAAGGATGTTGTAGAGATCAAACTGCCAGACACAGTTCTTTCTTCTGATTACGGTCGCCATTTTGTCAAGGATGTCTGCATTGATGAAGGAGTTTTTCCTGATAAAAAGACTTCAACTGAAAAACTAGTAGATCAAAAGGTTTCAATAAACTTTGATTCCTCGGAAGATACCAACAGTGACCTAGGGGAAGAGATAAGAGCTGAGTCTACGAAAACTGCACTTGAATTAAAATCACAAATAGTTATTCTACCAGCCATGTGTGCTACTGATGGCAATACTGGGGAACAGAACTCCTTATGCAAAGAGCGTAATCTTGAAGACAACAATACTGCAACTATCTCTACTGATTCAAATGAGGAGAAACCAAATACCAAACAATCACTACATGAAGGTGCACAAGGTTGCCAGCAGGTTGGCAGTGTCATTTCCAAGGGCAATGAAAATCTTGAGCCCTTTTTCAATGGAGAAGCAGCACGTCAG GTTTCATCGAATGATTGTCATGAAACTGGAATTGGTATTGCATCAGAGACCAGTAACATTATTCAGAGTGATTTAACAGTAGAATCAGCTGCTGCTGATTTCTCAGTGGCGATACCTGAAGAAGTTGTTGTCAGTGCTGCATTGGATAAGGGAGGATCCAACCAAGTTAATCACTATAACCCTTTTATTGCCTATGGATCATTAGACGAGACATGGGAACCTAATTACTCTCTCCCTACTATTGTGGATGCTGCTTCTATAGCACCCATCTGTCCTGTTGAAAAGACAGATAGTTTTAGCGATCTTGTCAACAGAGCACTGGAAGGATTTGATCCTATTGAAATAGATGAAGCCATAATTGAAGAGAATAGGTCAGATTCTGTTGAAGCATGTTCAAGTACACTGGATGTCCAAGAATCTGAACAATGTAATGATCAGAGAGGAAGTCACGCTGATGTGAAAATTGATGCGGCGCATGAAACAGGTATAGCTACATCTTTGTCTACCAGCAATGGACAGCCTAGTGATGTCAAAAGTGAGAGCGGTAAAAATATTGAGATTAATAGTTCCCAGGATAAAAATGATTTTAACCCTAGAGATGTGGAGGTTGGCACAAAAAGAAGTAAGGACGTCACGGATGATAAGAATTCACCTCCTGTGCAAAGAGAACCTGTTGTTCAACAAAATGGACCAGACAGTGCAAAAGTGACTGCGCAAACTGTTATCCGCAATCCCTTTGAATCCAGCTTCTCTGGTCCTAGCATTACGTCAGGTCCACTAACACCTTCTGGTCACATACCTTATTCTGGCAACATTTCTCTTCGATCAGAAAGTAGCACAACAAGTACTCGGTCCTTTGCATTTCCAGT GCTACAGAACGAGTGGAACAGCAGCCCCGTGAAGATGGCAAAGGCCGACCGCAGGCGTCTGAGGGAAGACCGAGGCTGGGGTTACAGAATCCTTTGCTGTAAATTCTGA
- the LOC120682025 gene encoding uncharacterized protein LOC120682025 isoform X3 has translation MVEQTNQSEHSFVKGEHQNGGRTGQTCIEDYSYDKDVVEIKLPDTVLSSDYGRHFVKDVCIDEGVFPDKKTSTEKLVDQKVSINFDSSEDTNSDLGEEIRAESTKTALELKSQIVILPAMCATDGNTGEQNSLCKERNLEDNNTATISTDSNEEKPNTKQSLHEGAQGCQQVGSVISKGNENLEPFFNGEAARQVSSNDCHETGIGIASETSNIIQSDLTVESAAADFSVAIPEEVVVSAALDKGGSNQVNHYNPFIAYGSLDETWEPNYSLPTIVDAASIAPICPVEKTDSFSDLVNRALEGFDPIEIDEAIIEENRSDSVEACSSTLDVQESEQCNDQRGSHADVKIDAAHETGIATSLSTSNGQPSDVKSESGKNIEINSSQDKNDFNPRDVEVGTKRSKDVTDDKNSPPVQREPVVQQNGPDSAKVTAQTVIRNPFESSFSGPSITSGPLTPSGHIPYSGNISLRSESSTTSTRSFAFPVLQNEWNSSPVKMAKADRRRLREDRGWGYRILCCKF, from the exons ATGGTTGAACAAACCAATCAATCTGAACATAGTTTTGTGAAAGGTGAGCATCAGAATGGAGGTAGAACCGGACAGACATGCATTGAGGATTACTCGTATGACAAGGATGTTGTAGAGATCAAACTGCCAGACACAGTTCTTTCTTCTGATTACGGTCGCCATTTTGTCAAGGATGTCTGCATTGATGAAGGAGTTTTTCCTGATAAAAAGACTTCAACTGAAAAACTAGTAGATCAAAAGGTTTCAATAAACTTTGATTCCTCGGAAGATACCAACAGTGACCTAGGGGAAGAGATAAGAGCTGAGTCTACGAAAACTGCACTTGAATTAAAATCACAAATAGTTATTCTACCAGCCATGTGTGCTACTGATGGCAATACTGGGGAACAGAACTCCTTATGCAAAGAGCGTAATCTTGAAGACAACAATACTGCAACTATCTCTACTGATTCAAATGAGGAGAAACCAAATACCAAACAATCACTACATGAAGGTGCACAAGGTTGCCAGCAGGTTGGCAGTGTCATTTCCAAGGGCAATGAAAATCTTGAGCCCTTTTTCAATGGAGAAGCAGCACGTCAG GTTTCATCGAATGATTGTCATGAAACTGGAATTGGTATTGCATCAGAGACCAGTAACATTATTCAGAGTGATTTAACAGTAGAATCAGCTGCTGCTGATTTCTCAGTGGCGATACCTGAAGAAGTTGTTGTCAGTGCTGCATTGGATAAGGGAGGATCCAACCAAGTTAATCACTATAACCCTTTTATTGCCTATGGATCATTAGACGAGACATGGGAACCTAATTACTCTCTCCCTACTATTGTGGATGCTGCTTCTATAGCACCCATCTGTCCTGTTGAAAAGACAGATAGTTTTAGCGATCTTGTCAACAGAGCACTGGAAGGATTTGATCCTATTGAAATAGATGAAGCCATAATTGAAGAGAATAGGTCAGATTCTGTTGAAGCATGTTCAAGTACACTGGATGTCCAAGAATCTGAACAATGTAATGATCAGAGAGGAAGTCACGCTGATGTGAAAATTGATGCGGCGCATGAAACAGGTATAGCTACATCTTTGTCTACCAGCAATGGACAGCCTAGTGATGTCAAAAGTGAGAGCGGTAAAAATATTGAGATTAATAGTTCCCAGGATAAAAATGATTTTAACCCTAGAGATGTGGAGGTTGGCACAAAAAGAAGTAAGGACGTCACGGATGATAAGAATTCACCTCCTGTGCAAAGAGAACCTGTTGTTCAACAAAATGGACCAGACAGTGCAAAAGTGACTGCGCAAACTGTTATCCGCAATCCCTTTGAATCCAGCTTCTCTGGTCCTAGCATTACGTCAGGTCCACTAACACCTTCTGGTCACATACCTTATTCTGGCAACATTTCTCTTCGATCAGAAAGTAGCACAACAAGTACTCGGTCCTTTGCATTTCCAGT GCTACAGAACGAGTGGAACAGCAGCCCCGTGAAGATGGCAAAGGCCGACCGCAGGCGTCTGAGGGAAGACCGAGGCTGGGGTTACAGAATCCTTTGCTGTAAATTCTGA
- the LOC120682025 gene encoding uncharacterized protein LOC120682025 isoform X2 has protein sequence MKIDDERPYKSHIFQELPFDGNPKLDSEFERQSEHQNGGRTGQTCIEDYSYDKDVVEIKLPDTVLSSDYGRHFVKDVCIDEGVFPDKKTSTEKLVDQKVSINFDSSEDTNSDLGEEIRAESTKTALELKSQIVILPAMCATDGNTGEQNSLCKERNLEDNNTATISTDSNEEKPNTKQSLHEGAQGCQQVGSVISKGNENLEPFFNGEAARQVSSNDCHETGIGIASETSNIIQSDLTVESAAADFSVAIPEEVVVSAALDKGGSNQVNHYNPFIAYGSLDETWEPNYSLPTIVDAASIAPICPVEKTDSFSDLVNRALEGFDPIEIDEAIIEENRSDSVEACSSTLDVQESEQCNDQRGSHADVKIDAAHETGIATSLSTSNGQPSDVKSESGKNIEINSSQDKNDFNPRDVEVGTKRSKDVTDDKNSPPVQREPVVQQNGPDSAKVTAQTVIRNPFESSFSGPSITSGPLTPSGHIPYSGNISLRSESSTTSTRSFAFPVLQNEWNSSPVKMAKADRRRLREDRGWGYRILCCKF, from the exons ATGAAGATAG ATGATGAAAGGCCTTACAAAAGTCATATTTTTCAAGAGCTTCCATTCGATGGCAATCCTAAATTAGACTCCGAGTTTGAAAGACAAA GTGAGCATCAGAATGGAGGTAGAACCGGACAGACATGCATTGAGGATTACTCGTATGACAAGGATGTTGTAGAGATCAAACTGCCAGACACAGTTCTTTCTTCTGATTACGGTCGCCATTTTGTCAAGGATGTCTGCATTGATGAAGGAGTTTTTCCTGATAAAAAGACTTCAACTGAAAAACTAGTAGATCAAAAGGTTTCAATAAACTTTGATTCCTCGGAAGATACCAACAGTGACCTAGGGGAAGAGATAAGAGCTGAGTCTACGAAAACTGCACTTGAATTAAAATCACAAATAGTTATTCTACCAGCCATGTGTGCTACTGATGGCAATACTGGGGAACAGAACTCCTTATGCAAAGAGCGTAATCTTGAAGACAACAATACTGCAACTATCTCTACTGATTCAAATGAGGAGAAACCAAATACCAAACAATCACTACATGAAGGTGCACAAGGTTGCCAGCAGGTTGGCAGTGTCATTTCCAAGGGCAATGAAAATCTTGAGCCCTTTTTCAATGGAGAAGCAGCACGTCAG GTTTCATCGAATGATTGTCATGAAACTGGAATTGGTATTGCATCAGAGACCAGTAACATTATTCAGAGTGATTTAACAGTAGAATCAGCTGCTGCTGATTTCTCAGTGGCGATACCTGAAGAAGTTGTTGTCAGTGCTGCATTGGATAAGGGAGGATCCAACCAAGTTAATCACTATAACCCTTTTATTGCCTATGGATCATTAGACGAGACATGGGAACCTAATTACTCTCTCCCTACTATTGTGGATGCTGCTTCTATAGCACCCATCTGTCCTGTTGAAAAGACAGATAGTTTTAGCGATCTTGTCAACAGAGCACTGGAAGGATTTGATCCTATTGAAATAGATGAAGCCATAATTGAAGAGAATAGGTCAGATTCTGTTGAAGCATGTTCAAGTACACTGGATGTCCAAGAATCTGAACAATGTAATGATCAGAGAGGAAGTCACGCTGATGTGAAAATTGATGCGGCGCATGAAACAGGTATAGCTACATCTTTGTCTACCAGCAATGGACAGCCTAGTGATGTCAAAAGTGAGAGCGGTAAAAATATTGAGATTAATAGTTCCCAGGATAAAAATGATTTTAACCCTAGAGATGTGGAGGTTGGCACAAAAAGAAGTAAGGACGTCACGGATGATAAGAATTCACCTCCTGTGCAAAGAGAACCTGTTGTTCAACAAAATGGACCAGACAGTGCAAAAGTGACTGCGCAAACTGTTATCCGCAATCCCTTTGAATCCAGCTTCTCTGGTCCTAGCATTACGTCAGGTCCACTAACACCTTCTGGTCACATACCTTATTCTGGCAACATTTCTCTTCGATCAGAAAGTAGCACAACAAGTACTCGGTCCTTTGCATTTCCAGT GCTACAGAACGAGTGGAACAGCAGCCCCGTGAAGATGGCAAAGGCCGACCGCAGGCGTCTGAGGGAAGACCGAGGCTGGGGTTACAGAATCCTTTGCTGTAAATTCTGA
- the LOC120682905 gene encoding poly(A)-specific ribonuclease PARN-like, with protein sequence MQGRLRPAPPPRALLFRALSSSPPPKGGGEGGSGVPVKQVTRGDLAEALDELRGRVREAAFVGLDLEMSGVTSAPWRDTFELDRDDVRYLKLRDSAERFAALQLGVCPFRWDPAKSAFVAHPHNFFIFPRKELSDCPSHEFLCQTTSIDFLAKYQFDFNTCFREGISYLSRAQEEEALQKLNLLHQDQTSPSSTTSEGDGDMPLERAADILFTERMKMNFKEWRDVIVSKPDSHLLGNSECVAGQFQTVFFKMRPAIMLNGFSSHQLQLIQQVLRKNFRDLVYVCTFGEDDTSEKRVVYSDTDDDRILLMKDVQEDLLKSREARIKSAIGIRHVIDLLSSERKLIVGHSCFLDIAQVYSKFVGPLPSSIKEFASRIHKIFPHIADTRHLMSVNQSVQKLMKQKSKSLSSAFSFLCPASDSYAMKPSSLSPVKIEVEGDETKSSCFISGAKHEAGYDAYMTGCVFAQLCTYLDIKFEQLSPQDNLATNNKLQKHINLLSPSWNSGTMIDLSCGMERPEPGYMRRYPAPVYDNIVLIWGFMSKVRPKEIKDCICKVFGPGSVSSVFSIDSTAVLVQFEKPESVNDFLDLKAVLERTDSAISIVHPLSTILGGGRTRAEKYDTCRDICSSSESKYLFADQAEAVCATSENQLRENADDNLISGVHQSILDGTVLASVNKGDATKSGSKNEGDADITCQRILDALHNGRALIGRRMRS encoded by the exons ATGCagggccgcctccgccccgcgccgccgccaagggccCTGCTCTTCCGCGCgctctcctcctcgccgcctccgaaaggcggcggcgagggcggcagcggagtgCCGGTGAAGCAGGTGACGCGGGGGGACCTGGCGGAGGCCCTGGATGAGCTGCGGGGGCGCGTGCGGGAGGCCGCGTTCGTGGGGCTCGACCTGGAGATGAGCGGCGTCACGAGCGCGCCCTGGAGGGACACCTTCGAGCTCGACCGCGACGACGTGCGGTACCTCAAGCTCCGCGACTCCGCGGAGCGGTTCGCCGCCCTGCAGCTCGGCGTTTGCCCCTTCCGATGGGACCCCGCCAAGTCCGCCTTCGTCGCCCATCC gcataacttctttatcttCCCTCGCAAGGAGCTGAGTGATTGTCcatctcatgagtttctttgtcAGACAACTTCAATTGACTTCTTGGCAAAGTACCAGTTTGATTTCAACACATGCTTCCGTGAAG GAATATCGTATTTATCCAGAGCACAAGAGGAAGAAGCACTGCAGAAACTAAATTTGTTGCATCAAGATCAAACATCTCCATCTTCCACCACTTCTGAAGGGGATGGAGATATGCCTCTAGAGAGGGCTGCTGATATCCTTTTCACAGAAAGGATGAAAATGAACTTCAAGGAATGGCGTGATGTGATAGTCAGCAAGCCCGACAGCCATTTGTTAGGAAACTCTGAATGTGTGGCAGGACAATTCCAAACAGTTTTCTTCAAAATGCGCCCAGCTATTATGCTTAATGGATTCTCGTCACATCAGTTGCAGCTAATTCAACAG GTTTTGAGAAAAAACTTCAGGGATCTTGTTTATGTCTGTACATTTGGTGAGGATGACACATCTGAAAAGAGAGTAGTTTATTCAGACACCGATGATGACAGAATATTGCTGATG aaagatgtgcaggaagatctacTGAAAAGCAGGGAAGCAAGAATCAAATCAGCAATAGGAATCCGGCATGTCATTGACCTTCTTTCGTCGGAAAGGAAATTGATTGTTGGCCATAGTTGTTTTCTAG ATATTGCACAAGTGTATAGCAAGTTTGTCGGTCCTCTTCCTTCATCTATCAAGGAATTTGCCTCAAGGATCCACAAAATTTTCCCACACATCGCAGATACCAGGCATCTTATGTCTGTCAATCAATCAGTTCAGAAACTGATGAAGCAGAAAAGTAAATCACTGTCTTCAGCTTTCTCATTTTTGTGCCCTGCATCAGATTCATATGCTATGAAGCCATCCAGTCTTTCTCCTGTGAAAATTGAAGTTGAAGGAGATGAAACAAA GTCGTCTTGCTTCATTTCAGGTGCTAAGCACGAAGCAGGGTATGATGCATACATGACTGGATGTGTTTTTGCACAGTTGTGCACTTATCTTGATATCAAATTTGAGCAGCTCTCACCTCAGGATAACTTAGCAACAAACAATAAGCTGCAGAAACACATCAATCTTTTGTCCCCAAGCTGGAACAGTGGAACAATGATTGATTTAAGCTGTGGCATGGAGAGACCAGAGCCAGGTTATATGAGAAGGTATCCTGCTCCTGTGTATGATAACATTGTTCTCATCTGGGGATTCATGTCTAAGGTCAGACCAAAGGAAATTAAGGATTGCATCTGCAAAGTGTTTGGTCCAGGATCGGTCAGTTCTGTCTTCTCCATCGATTCCACCGCTGTCCTTGTGCAGTTTGAGAAACCAGAGTCTGTAAATGATTTCTTGGATTTGAAGGCAGTTTTGGAGAGGACGGATAGTGCTATCTCAATTGTACACCCATTGTCAACTATATTGGGAGGAGGCCGAACTCGAGCTGAGAAATATGATACCTGCAGAGACATCTGCAGCTCTTCTGAATCAAAATATCTTTTTGCTGATCAAGCTGAAGCAGTTTGTGCAACTTCAGAGAATCAGCTCCGAGAGAATGCTGATGACAATCTTATATCTGGTGTGCACCAGAGTATTCTTGATGGCACAGTGCTCGCCTCTGTAAATAAGGGAGATGCAACAAAATCTGGTTCCAAGAATGAAGGCGATGCTGATATTACATGCCAGCGTATTTTAGATGCTCTACACAATGGCAGAGCATTGATTGGCAGACGAATGAGAAGCTAA